Genomic window (Methanobacterium sp. Maddingley MBC34):
CTAAAATAGCAATCATCTCTGGGGGAAGGCCTCAGGATGTGGGAAGAAGCCCTAAAATTGATGATTCCATCCGGGAAGCTGAAGAGTTAACCCGGATCACAAGGGATAAATATACGGTTAAACATTACTTTATATTAATAGAAGATGCTGTTGCTGATGGCGCTAATCTAATACTGGCACCAGATGGTATCAGTGGAAATCTGATTTTCCGCAGTCTTGTTTTCCTGGGTTCGCTTAAAAGCCATGGGGCAGTGACCCTGGGTATTAAAGAGATATTCATTGACACTTCCCGATCCCAGAGTGAAGATGGTTACCTGCGAGCTCTTAAACTGGCAGAAAAACTGGCCAGAAACAAATAATATTTATAAATCCATATTCCAAATCACAAAATAATAAGCCCTATTGGAATTTGAAAATCCACAAATTGATTCAATATAATATTCAATATAATAAGTTCCCTATTTGAATCAATATTAAATAAAGCTCACTATTTGAATAAAAACAATAAATCCAATTAATCAAAATAATTAAAGGAATATATAATGTCAGTATTAACACCACTTTACAGGCTGTATGAATGGTACATCTCCCGAAAACTCCGACCGGAGCTCATGCCAAAACACGTAGCCATAATTATGGATGGAAACCGTCGTTTCTCCAAAATCCAGGGAAATCTTGATGCCATTGATGGTCACAAGAAAGGAATTGACACATTGGAACGGGTTCTGGACTGGTGTGTTGATCTGGGTATTGAAATCGTAACTGCTTATGCATTCTCCACTGAAAACTTCAAAAGACCACCCAAGGAAGTTGAGGGTTTAATGCAACTTTTCAAGGAAAATTTCGAGGGAATAGCCCGTAACAAAAAAATACACGATAATCATGTTAGGGTAAAGGCAGTGGGTAAATTAGAACTCCTACCTGAAGATGTGAGGGAAGCCATCCATATCGCCGAGAAATCAACTGCCAACTACAATGAAAGGTTGGTGAACATTGCCATTGGTTATGATGGGCGTATGGAAATAGTAGATGCTATAAAGAAGATAGTTAATGAAGTTCAAGAGGGAAAAATAACTCCTGATGATATTAATGAGGAACTGGTTAATGAAAACCTCTACACTGCCGGTCTGGAGGATCCGAACCTGATCATCCGAACCAGCGGTGAAGAAAGACTCAGCGGATTCTTATTATGGCAATCTTCATACTCTGAACTCTACTTCTGCGATAGTCTATGGCCACAACTCAGGAAAGTGGACTTTTTAAGGGCTTTACGTTCTTATCAACAGAGAGAAAGGCGATACGGAGTTTAATTAGTTCATATAATAAATTTTTATTATTAAGTTTAGGTGTCCATATGATTGACAGCCACTGTCACGTTGATTTTAAAGTCTACAATAAAAACAGGCAGGAAGTTATCAGCCATGCCCAGGCGAAACTCACAGCCATTGTGAATTCAGGTGCTACATTAGGTGGGAACAGAAGAACCCTGAAACTGGCAGAGGAATATGAAAATTTTGTATACCCTACATTGGGATTCCATCCTTCAAATGCATCTAAGTCTGATGCTAATATTATAAAACAGGTTTTAACTGAAATTCATGCGAATATTGATATTGCAGTTGCTCTTGGTGAGACTGGTCTTGATTTTAATGATTTAAAGAGCGAAGAGGATAAAAACAAACAGATAAAACTCTTTGAAACATTCCTTGAAATGGCAGCAGAATACCAGTTACCACTGGTGATACATGCCCGAGATGCCGAGGAAAAAGCCCTGGAAATGGTTAAAAAACACCCTTCCATTCCCCAAATAATATTTCACTGTTACGGTGGGGATATCAAAACTGCCCAGAATATAATTCATGAGGGATATTTCATCTCCCTTTCCACCATTGTCTGCTTTTCAGAGCATCATCAACAAC
Coding sequences:
- a CDS encoding hydrolase, TatD family (PFAM: TatD related DNase~TIGRFAM: hydrolase, TatD family), whose amino-acid sequence is MIDSHCHVDFKVYNKNRQEVISHAQAKLTAIVNSGATLGGNRRTLKLAEEYENFVYPTLGFHPSNASKSDANIIKQVLTEIHANIDIAVALGETGLDFNDLKSEEDKNKQIKLFETFLEMAAEYQLPLVIHARDAEEKALEMVKKHPSIPQIIFHCYGGDIKTAQNIIHEGYFISLSTIVCFSEHHQQLAAELPLSQLLTETDSPYLSPFKGQRNEPAFVEETVKTIAKVKSISAEEVANVTDANAREIFGF
- a CDS encoding undecaprenyl diphosphate synthase (PFAM: Putative undecaprenyl diphosphate synthase~TIGRFAM: undecaprenyl diphosphate synthase) translates to MSVLTPLYRLYEWYISRKLRPELMPKHVAIIMDGNRRFSKIQGNLDAIDGHKKGIDTLERVLDWCVDLGIEIVTAYAFSTENFKRPPKEVEGLMQLFKENFEGIARNKKIHDNHVRVKAVGKLELLPEDVREAIHIAEKSTANYNERLVNIAIGYDGRMEIVDAIKKIVNEVQEGKITPDDINEELVNENLYTAGLEDPNLIIRTSGEERLSGFLLWQSSYSELYFCDSLWPQLRKVDFLRALRSYQQRERRYGV
- a CDS encoding putative methanogen marker protein 4 (TIGRFAM: putative methanogen marker protein 4), whose amino-acid sequence is MKIAAGVGENQAIVQAARRVDFKVVLTKSENELLDLLLTGKVSAAVRGSLSASHLMASLRENYPEVYRASLLEFKGHQFLLAPVGIDEGDKLEQKKKIIDYGVKFLEKMGLNPKIAIISGGRPQDVGRSPKIDDSIREAEELTRITRDKYTVKHYFILIEDAVADGANLILAPDGISGNLIFRSLVFLGSLKSHGAVTLGIKEIFIDTSRSQSEDGYLRALKLAEKLARNK